A window of the Pseudomonas gozinkensis genome harbors these coding sequences:
- a CDS encoding flavin reductase family protein encodes MIDAAVYKQVMGSFPSGVTVITTLDDDGQIVGLTASAFSSLSMDPALVLFCPNYSSDSYPVLIKNKRFAIHVLSGGQQSEAYAFARKGKDKAQGIEWTLSELGNPILANATAIIECELWREYEGGDHAIMVGAVKNLIVPQQDAGPLVYCHGKMGALPAFA; translated from the coding sequence ATGATCGATGCTGCCGTCTACAAACAAGTCATGGGCTCGTTTCCGTCCGGCGTTACCGTCATCACCACGCTGGATGACGACGGCCAGATCGTCGGTCTGACCGCCAGCGCCTTCAGCTCGCTGTCGATGGACCCGGCCCTGGTGCTGTTCTGCCCCAATTACAGCTCCGATTCCTACCCCGTCCTGATCAAGAACAAACGCTTTGCCATTCACGTGTTGTCCGGCGGCCAGCAGAGCGAAGCCTACGCGTTCGCCCGCAAAGGCAAGGACAAGGCGCAGGGCATCGAGTGGACGCTGAGCGAACTGGGCAACCCGATCCTGGCCAACGCGACAGCTATCATCGAATGTGAGCTGTGGCGCGAATACGAAGGCGGCGACCACGCGATCATGGTCGGCGCGGTGAAAAACCTCATCGTTCCTCAGCAGGACGCCGGCCCGCTGGTGTATTGCCACGGCAAGATGGGCGCCCTGCCCGCTTTTGCCTGA
- a CDS encoding polyamine ABC transporter substrate-binding protein: protein MVTMKRILGATVCGLTLLASAVQAEQRELRVYNWADYILPSVPKDFAAKSNIKVTWDTFDTNESLEAKLLTGNSGYDLVVPSNQFLDTQIKAGVFQKLDKSKLPNWSHQDPALLKLLDVNDPGNQYGVPYMVGTVLIGFNPAKVKAALGENAPVDSWDLVFKPENMEKLKSCGVAMLDSPTEILPLALHYLGLDPNSQNPADYEKAKDLMLKVRPYVTYFNSAKYMTDIANGDICVAIGYSGSFYQFGNRAKEAKNGVVVDWRLPKEGAPIWFDTFAIPKSAKNVEEAHEFLNNLLDPKVIASISDFLGYPNANKDSLPLINKEITGNPNLTPTSEALKKLYVVQPLPQKLERVRTRVWTSIKSDK, encoded by the coding sequence ATGGTCACGATGAAACGCATTCTGGGCGCCACTGTTTGCGGGCTGACGCTGCTGGCCAGCGCCGTCCAGGCCGAACAGCGCGAACTGCGGGTGTACAACTGGGCGGATTACATCCTGCCGTCGGTGCCCAAGGATTTCGCCGCCAAAAGCAACATCAAAGTGACCTGGGATACCTTCGACACCAATGAGTCACTCGAAGCCAAACTGCTGACCGGCAACTCCGGCTATGACCTGGTGGTGCCGTCGAACCAGTTCCTCGATACCCAGATCAAGGCCGGCGTGTTCCAGAAACTCGACAAGTCCAAGCTGCCGAACTGGAGTCACCAGGACCCGGCGCTGCTCAAGTTGCTCGACGTCAACGACCCCGGCAATCAGTACGGCGTGCCTTACATGGTCGGCACGGTGCTGATCGGTTTCAACCCGGCCAAGGTCAAGGCGGCGCTCGGCGAGAATGCGCCGGTGGACAGTTGGGATCTGGTGTTCAAACCGGAGAACATGGAGAAGCTGAAATCCTGCGGCGTGGCGATGCTCGATTCGCCGACGGAAATCCTGCCGCTGGCCCTGCATTACCTGGGTCTGGACCCGAACAGCCAGAACCCGGCCGACTATGAGAAAGCCAAGGACTTGATGCTCAAGGTTCGCCCTTATGTGACCTACTTCAACTCGGCCAAGTACATGACCGATATCGCCAACGGCGACATCTGCGTGGCCATCGGTTACTCCGGCAGCTTCTACCAGTTCGGCAACCGCGCCAAAGAAGCGAAAAACGGCGTGGTGGTCGACTGGCGCCTGCCGAAGGAGGGCGCGCCGATCTGGTTCGATACGTTCGCGATTCCGAAGAGCGCGAAAAACGTTGAAGAGGCCCACGAGTTCCTCAACAACCTGCTGGATCCGAAGGTCATCGCTTCCATCAGTGACTTCCTCGGTTACCCGAATGCCAACAAGGATTCGCTGCCGCTGATCAACAAGGAAATCACCGGCAACCCGAACCTGACACCGACCAGCGAAGCGCTGAAGAAGCTGTACGTGGTGCAACCGTTGCCGCAGAAACTGGAACGGGTGCGGACCCGGGTGTGGACCAGCATCAAGTCTGATAAGTAG
- a CDS encoding LLM class flavin-dependent oxidoreductase, translated as MKFSLFVHMERWDESVSHRQLFEDLTELTLMAEAGGFSTVWIGEHHAMEYTISPSPMPLLAYLAAKTTTIHLGAGTIIAPFWHPLRVAGECALLDVISNGRMEVGLARGAYQVEFDRMAGGMPASSGGQALREMVPVVRALWQGDYAHNGEIWKFPTSTSVPKPIQKPNPPMWIAARDPDSHNFAVANGCNVMVTPLMKGDEEVLDLKNKFQTALDNNPDVPRPQLMVLRHTHVHSADDPEGWKVGAKAISRFYRTFDAWFGNKEVPVNGFLAPSPEEKFAGRPEFELESLHKTAMIGTPEEIIPRIKYYQELGVDEFSFWCDNSLPHAEKKKSLELFIKHVVPAFR; from the coding sequence ATGAAATTTTCCCTGTTCGTACACATGGAGCGCTGGGACGAAAGCGTCAGCCACCGTCAACTGTTCGAAGACCTGACCGAACTGACGTTGATGGCCGAGGCCGGTGGTTTCAGCACCGTGTGGATCGGCGAACACCACGCGATGGAATACACCATCTCGCCGAGCCCGATGCCGCTGCTGGCCTACCTCGCGGCCAAGACCACCACCATTCACCTGGGCGCCGGCACTATCATCGCGCCGTTCTGGCACCCGTTGCGGGTCGCCGGTGAATGCGCATTGCTCGACGTGATCAGCAACGGGCGGATGGAGGTCGGCCTGGCGCGTGGCGCCTATCAGGTGGAATTCGATCGCATGGCCGGCGGCATGCCCGCCTCCAGCGGCGGCCAGGCGCTACGGGAAATGGTCCCGGTGGTGCGCGCCCTGTGGCAAGGCGACTACGCCCACAACGGCGAGATATGGAAATTCCCCACCTCCACCAGCGTGCCGAAACCGATCCAGAAGCCCAACCCGCCAATGTGGATCGCCGCCCGCGACCCGGACTCGCACAACTTCGCCGTGGCCAACGGCTGCAATGTGATGGTCACACCGTTGATGAAAGGCGACGAAGAAGTCCTCGATCTGAAGAACAAATTCCAGACTGCGCTGGACAACAACCCGGATGTGCCGCGTCCACAATTGATGGTGCTGCGTCATACCCACGTGCACTCGGCGGATGACCCGGAAGGCTGGAAGGTTGGCGCCAAAGCCATCTCACGTTTCTACCGTACCTTCGATGCGTGGTTCGGCAACAAGGAAGTGCCGGTAAACGGCTTCCTGGCACCGAGCCCGGAAGAGAAATTTGCAGGGCGGCCGGAGTTTGAACTGGAGAGCCTGCACAAGACCGCCATGATCGGCACACCGGAAGAGATCATTCCGCGGATCAAGTACTACCAGGAACTGGGGGTCGATGAGTTCAGTTTCTGGTGTGACAACAGCTTGCCGCACGCGGAGAAGAAGAAGTCGCTGGAGTTGTTTATCAAGCATGTGGTGCCGGCGTTTCGTTAA
- a CDS encoding purine-cytosine permease family protein: MSQMSRQDPLIENHTVDYVPLAERHGKARDLFTLWFSTNIAPLPIVTGAMVVQVFHLDLFWGLLAIALGHMIGGVVIALASAQGPRMGIPQMVQSRGQFGRYGALLIVFFAAIIYIGFFISNIVLAGKSIVGIAPSVPAPLSILIGALSATAIGVIGYNFIHTLNRIGTWVMGSALLAGFIYIFAHELPADFFTRGSFNLSGWLATVSLGIIWQISFSPYVSDYSRYLPADIGISKPFIATYLGATLGTILSFTFGAVAVLATPEGTEAMAAVKQSTGWLGPILMVLFLLNIISHNALNLYGAVLSIITSIQTFASQWTPSIKVRVILSSVVLAGCCLVALGASADFISEFIGLILALLLVLVPWASINLIDFYLIKRGSYDIASIFRADGGIYGRFNLHAIIAYFIGIIVQLPFANTSLYVGPYANLLEGADLSWLVGLIVTCPLYYCLATRGQSQQSRAARLGFTD, translated from the coding sequence ATGTCCCAGATGTCCCGGCAAGATCCGTTGATCGAGAATCACACGGTCGACTACGTCCCACTCGCGGAACGCCACGGGAAGGCCCGCGACCTGTTCACTCTATGGTTCAGCACCAACATTGCGCCACTGCCCATCGTCACCGGCGCCATGGTGGTCCAGGTGTTTCATCTCGACCTGTTCTGGGGGCTGCTGGCGATTGCGCTGGGGCACATGATCGGCGGCGTGGTGATCGCCCTGGCGTCGGCGCAAGGCCCACGCATGGGCATTCCGCAAATGGTCCAGAGCCGTGGTCAGTTCGGGCGATACGGCGCGCTGCTGATCGTGTTCTTCGCAGCGATCATCTATATCGGGTTTTTCATTTCCAACATCGTGCTGGCCGGCAAATCCATCGTCGGCATTGCGCCGTCGGTGCCGGCGCCGCTGAGCATTCTGATCGGTGCCCTGAGCGCCACGGCCATCGGCGTGATCGGCTACAACTTCATTCACACGCTCAACCGCATCGGCACCTGGGTGATGGGCAGCGCGCTGCTCGCCGGGTTCATCTACATCTTTGCCCATGAGTTGCCGGCGGACTTCTTTACCCGGGGCAGCTTCAATCTCTCGGGATGGCTGGCGACGGTGTCACTGGGGATCATCTGGCAGATCAGTTTCTCGCCCTATGTCTCCGACTATTCCCGTTACCTGCCAGCGGACATCGGGATCAGCAAGCCATTTATCGCGACTTATCTCGGCGCCACGCTGGGCACGATTCTGTCGTTCACCTTCGGCGCGGTCGCGGTGCTGGCGACCCCGGAAGGCACCGAGGCGATGGCGGCGGTCAAGCAGTCCACCGGTTGGCTGGGGCCGATTCTGATGGTGCTGTTCCTGCTCAATATCATCAGCCACAACGCGCTGAATCTGTATGGCGCGGTGCTGTCGATCATCACCTCGATCCAGACCTTTGCCAGCCAATGGACGCCGAGCATCAAGGTGCGGGTGATCTTGTCGAGCGTGGTGCTGGCGGGCTGCTGCCTGGTGGCGCTGGGCGCGTCGGCGGATTTCATTTCCGAGTTCATCGGCTTGATTCTGGCGCTGCTGCTGGTGTTGGTGCCGTGGGCGTCGATCAATCTGATCGACTTCTACCTCATCAAGCGCGGCAGCTACGACATCGCCTCGATTTTCCGCGCCGATGGCGGCATTTATGGGCGCTTCAACCTGCACGCGATCATTGCCTATTTCATCGGCATCATCGTGCAACTGCCGTTCGCCAACACCTCGTTGTATGTCGGGCCGTATGCCAATCTGCTGGAAGGCGCGGACCTGTCGTGGCTGGTCGGCCTGATCGTGACGTGCCCGCTGTATTACTGCCTGGCGACCCGTGGGCAGTCGCAGCAGAGCAGGGCGGCGCGGTTGGGTTTTACCGACTGA
- a CDS encoding RidA family protein, giving the protein MSQPTHTRIRMFNTKDTYPNQTLDNDLCQAVRAGNTVYVRGQVGTNFDGELVGLGDPRAQTEQAMRNVKQLLEEAGSDLSHIVKTTTYLIDPRYREPVYQEVGKWLKGVFPISTGLVVSALGQPQWLMEIDVVAVIPE; this is encoded by the coding sequence ATGAGTCAGCCAACCCACACCCGCATCCGCATGTTCAACACCAAGGACACCTACCCGAACCAGACCCTGGACAACGACCTTTGCCAGGCCGTGCGCGCCGGCAATACCGTGTACGTCCGTGGTCAGGTCGGCACCAATTTCGACGGTGAACTGGTCGGCCTCGGCGACCCGCGCGCGCAGACCGAACAGGCCATGCGCAACGTCAAGCAACTGCTCGAAGAGGCCGGCAGCGACCTGAGCCATATCGTCAAGACCACCACTTACCTGATCGACCCGCGCTACCGCGAGCCGGTGTATCAGGAAGTCGGCAAATGGCTGAAGGGCGTGTTCCCGATTTCCACCGGGCTGGTGGTGTCGGCCCTGGGTCAGCCGCAGTGGCTGATGGAGATTGATGTGGTTGCGGTGATTCCCGAGTAA
- a CDS encoding flavin-containing monooxygenase produces MTTEIIKTDTLVVGAGQAGVAMSEHLSKLGVPHLVLERSRVAERWRTGRWDSLVANGPAWHDRFPGMEFDDVDPDGFAHKERVADYFEAYAKKFNAPIRTGVDVKSVVRNVGRPGFTVETSEGVIEAARVVAATGPFQRPVIPAIAPKDERLLQIHSADYRNPQQLPAGSVLVVGAGSSGVQIADELQRSGKQVYLSVGAHDRPPRAYRNRDFCWWLGVLGEWDQAAMKPGREHVTIAVSGAHGGRTIDFRGLAHRGMTLVGVTESFSDGVVTFKQDLRDNLKRGDENYLALLDAADAYIERNGLDLPLEPEARETYPDPECVKNPLADLDLAAAGITSIIWATGFAVDYSWLKVAAFDDNGKPQHQRGVSSEAGVYFLGLPWQSRRGSSFIWGVWHDAKHVADHIATQRKYLAYRDAEQREAALHNNAVDTVDA; encoded by the coding sequence ATGACCACTGAAATAATAAAAACAGACACGCTTGTTGTCGGCGCCGGTCAAGCGGGTGTGGCCATGAGTGAACACCTGAGCAAACTCGGTGTGCCGCACCTGGTGCTGGAGCGCAGCCGCGTTGCCGAACGCTGGCGCACCGGGCGCTGGGATTCGCTGGTGGCCAACGGTCCGGCGTGGCACGACCGGTTTCCGGGGATGGAATTCGATGATGTCGACCCGGACGGTTTCGCCCACAAGGAGCGCGTCGCCGATTACTTCGAAGCCTATGCGAAGAAATTCAACGCGCCGATCCGCACCGGCGTCGATGTGAAAAGCGTGGTGCGCAATGTCGGGCGCCCGGGCTTCACTGTCGAAACTTCCGAGGGCGTGATTGAAGCGGCCCGCGTCGTCGCTGCCACCGGTCCGTTCCAGCGTCCAGTGATCCCGGCGATTGCGCCGAAGGATGAGCGTCTGCTGCAGATTCACTCGGCCGACTATCGCAACCCACAACAACTGCCGGCCGGCTCGGTGCTGGTGGTCGGTGCCGGTTCGTCGGGCGTGCAGATTGCCGATGAATTGCAGCGCTCGGGCAAGCAGGTTTACCTCTCGGTCGGCGCCCATGACCGCCCTCCTCGCGCCTACCGCAACCGTGATTTCTGCTGGTGGCTCGGCGTACTCGGCGAGTGGGATCAGGCCGCGATGAAACCGGGCCGCGAGCATGTGACCATCGCTGTCAGCGGTGCCCACGGTGGCCGCACCATCGATTTCCGTGGCCTGGCTCATCGCGGCATGACTTTGGTCGGCGTCACCGAATCGTTCAGCGACGGCGTGGTGACCTTCAAGCAGGACCTGCGCGACAACCTCAAGCGTGGCGACGAGAACTATCTCGCGCTGCTGGATGCCGCCGACGCCTACATCGAACGCAACGGCCTCGACCTGCCGCTGGAACCGGAAGCCCGCGAGACTTATCCGGACCCTGAATGCGTGAAAAACCCGCTGGCCGATCTCGATCTGGCCGCCGCCGGCATCACCTCGATCATTTGGGCCACCGGGTTTGCCGTGGACTATTCGTGGCTGAAAGTCGCCGCGTTCGACGACAACGGCAAGCCGCAGCACCAGCGCGGTGTGTCCAGCGAAGCGGGTGTGTATTTCCTCGGTCTGCCGTGGCAATCGCGACGCGGCTCGTCGTTCATCTGGGGCGTGTGGCACGACGCCAAGCACGTGGCCGATCACATCGCCACCCAGCGCAAATACCTGGCCTATCGCGATGCCGAACAACGCGAAGCCGCGCTGCACAACAACGCAGTCGACACCGTCGACGCTTGA
- a CDS encoding DUF1028 domain-containing protein, producing the protein MTFSIAARCPETGQFGIAISSSSIAVGARCPWLLPGVGAVSSQNITLPSLGPEVLALMEQGLAPEAALDKVLTRNGYSQYRQITAINHLGQTAHFSGAQTLGVHNAVSGEQCVAAGNMLAGRSVIEAMVSAFEDGEGQLADRLIKALHAAQALGGEAGPVHSAAVVVVGELTWPIVNLRVDWADEDPIGQLQKLWDAYRPQLQDYIDRALDPARAPGYGVAGDDR; encoded by the coding sequence ATGACATTTTCCATCGCCGCCCGTTGCCCCGAAACCGGCCAGTTCGGCATCGCCATCAGTTCCTCCAGCATCGCCGTCGGCGCCCGCTGCCCGTGGCTGTTGCCGGGGGTCGGCGCGGTGTCGAGCCAGAACATCACCCTGCCGTCGCTCGGCCCGGAAGTGCTCGCCTTGATGGAACAAGGCCTGGCGCCCGAGGCCGCGCTGGACAAAGTGCTGACCCGCAACGGTTACAGTCAGTACCGGCAGATCACGGCGATCAACCACCTCGGTCAGACCGCGCATTTCAGCGGTGCGCAAACCCTGGGCGTGCACAACGCCGTGTCCGGCGAACAGTGCGTGGCGGCCGGCAACATGCTCGCCGGGCGCTCGGTGATCGAAGCCATGGTCAGCGCGTTTGAGGATGGCGAAGGCCAATTGGCCGACCGTCTGATCAAGGCCTTGCACGCCGCCCAGGCCCTGGGCGGTGAAGCAGGTCCGGTGCATTCGGCAGCCGTGGTCGTGGTTGGTGAACTGACCTGGCCCATCGTCAACCTGCGGGTGGACTGGGCCGATGAAGACCCGATCGGCCAATTGCAAAAACTCTGGGACGCCTATCGCCCGCAGCTTCAGGACTACATCGACCGCGCCCTCGATCCGGCCAGGGCGCCGGGCTACGGGGTTGCCGGAGACGACCGATGA
- a CDS encoding winged helix-turn-helix transcriptional regulator translates to MKRKSLAGNACPIARTLDLIGDWWSLLIIRDALEGISRFSDFEKSLEIAKNMLSTRLKGLVERGILRMEPASDGSAYKEYVLTEKGRALQTVIVALSQWGGEFMFEPGEPGSVMVDAQKRKPIRKLELLSVDGRHLAPEDIATTSTAY, encoded by the coding sequence ATGAAGCGCAAAAGCCTTGCGGGTAATGCCTGCCCAATCGCCCGGACACTCGACCTGATCGGTGACTGGTGGTCGCTGCTGATCATCCGCGATGCGCTGGAAGGCATTAGTCGTTTCAGCGATTTCGAGAAGAGCCTTGAGATCGCCAAGAACATGTTGAGCACCCGGCTCAAAGGGCTGGTGGAGCGTGGGATCCTGCGCATGGAGCCTGCGTCCGATGGCAGCGCCTACAAGGAGTACGTGCTGACGGAAAAGGGCCGGGCGCTGCAAACCGTGATCGTCGCGCTGTCGCAGTGGGGCGGGGAGTTCATGTTCGAGCCGGGCGAGCCGGGGTCGGTGATGGTCGATGCACAGAAGCGAAAGCCGATCAGGAAGCTGGAGCTGCTGTCGGTCGATGGTCGCCATCTGGCGCCGGAAGATATCGCGACAACCTCGACTGCTTACTGA
- a CDS encoding alpha/beta fold hydrolase, producing the protein MSTFTTQDGTEIYFKDWGSGKPVLFSHGWPLDADMWEYQMEYLSSRGYRTIAFDRRGFGRSEQPWTGYDYDTFADDIAQLIEHLDLRDVTLVGFSMGGGDVSRYIARHGSERVAGLVLLGAVTPLFGKKPDFAEGVDKSVFDGIKAGLLKDRAQFIADFNAPFYGTNQGQKVSDGVLTQTLNIALLASLKGTVDCVTAFSETDFRPDMAKIDVPTLVIHGDGDQIVPFETTGKRAAAQIKGAELKVYAGAPHGFAVTHAQQLNEDLLAFLDR; encoded by the coding sequence ATGAGCACGTTCACGACCCAAGACGGCACCGAGATCTATTTCAAGGACTGGGGCAGCGGCAAGCCCGTGCTGTTCAGCCACGGCTGGCCGCTGGACGCCGACATGTGGGAATACCAGATGGAATACCTGAGCAGCCGCGGCTATCGCACCATCGCCTTCGACCGTCGCGGTTTCGGCCGCTCCGAGCAGCCGTGGACCGGGTATGACTACGACACCTTCGCCGATGATATCGCGCAACTGATCGAGCACCTGGACCTGCGTGACGTGACCCTGGTCGGCTTCTCCATGGGCGGCGGCGATGTCAGCCGCTACATCGCGCGCCACGGCAGCGAGCGTGTTGCCGGGCTGGTGTTGCTGGGCGCGGTGACCCCGCTGTTCGGCAAGAAACCGGACTTTGCCGAGGGCGTCGACAAGTCGGTGTTCGACGGCATCAAGGCCGGCCTGCTGAAGGATCGCGCGCAGTTTATCGCTGACTTCAACGCTCCGTTCTATGGCACCAATCAGGGCCAGAAAGTCTCCGATGGCGTGCTGACACAAACCCTGAACATCGCCCTGCTGGCGTCGCTCAAAGGCACTGTGGATTGCGTCACTGCATTCTCGGAAACCGACTTCCGACCGGACATGGCGAAAATCGATGTGCCAACGCTGGTGATTCACGGCGATGGTGATCAGATCGTCCCGTTCGAAACCACCGGCAAACGTGCCGCTGCGCAGATCAAGGGCGCTGAGTTGAAAGTCTACGCAGGCGCGCCACACGGCTTTGCGGTCACCCATGCGCAGCAATTGAATGAAGACCTGCTGGCGTTTCTCGATCGCTGA